The following coding sequences are from one Mustela lutreola isolate mMusLut2 chromosome 5, mMusLut2.pri, whole genome shotgun sequence window:
- the NEUROG1 gene encoding neurogenin-1, translated as MPAPLETCLSDLDCTSSSSSSGGGDLSGFLTDEEDCARLQPPASASGTPVPVRRGAPGVPAASDTPRAQDDEQERRRRRGRARVRSEALLHSLRRSRRVKANDRERNRMHNLNAALDALRSVLPSFPDDTKLTKIETLRFAYNYIWALAETLRLADQGLPGGGARERLLPPQCAPCLPGPPSPSSDAESWGSGAAASPCAAAASPLSDPSSPAASEDFAYGPGDPLFSFPGLPKDLLHTTPCYIPYH; from the coding sequence ATGCCAGCCCCACTGGAGACCTGCCTCTCGGACCTCGACTGCaccagcagtagcagcagcagcggcggcggcgaccTATCCGGCTTCCTCACCGACGAGGAAGACTGTGCCAGGCTCCAACCACCAGCTTCTGCCTCGGGGACGCCTGTGCCAGTGCGCAGGGGCGCTCCCGGGGTTCCTGCAGCCTCGGATACTCCCCGGGCGCAGGACGACGAGCAGGAGCGGCGGCGGCGCAGGGGCCGGGCGCGTGTGCGCTCTGAGGCGCTGCTGCACTCGTTGCGCAGGAGCCGGCGTGTCAAGGCCAATGACCGCGAGCGCAACCGCATGCACAACTTGAACGCGGCGCTCGACGCGCTGCGCAGCGTGCTGCCTTCCTTCCCCGACGACACCAAGCTCACCAAGATCGAGACGCTGCGCTTCGCCTATAACTACATCTGGGCTCTGGCGGAGACTCTGCGCCTAGCCGACCAGGGACTGCCCGGGGGCGGTGCCCGGGAGCGACTCCTGCCGCCGCAGTGCGCCCCCTGCCTGCCCGGGCCCCCGAGCCCCTCCAGCGACGCCGAGTCCTGGGGCTCCGGTGCCGCCGCCTCCCcctgcgccgccgccgcctcgccACTATCTGACCCCAGTAGCCCCGCCGCCTCGGAAGACTTCGCCTATGGCCCCGGCGacccccttttctccttcccaggCCTGCCCAAAGACTTGCTCCACACGACGCCCTGTTACATCCCTTACCACTAG